A window of Cohnella herbarum contains these coding sequences:
- a CDS encoding YdeI/OmpD-associated family protein, giving the protein METAAQSEFIDFIAPEEWESWLAKHYDRQEGAWLRIAKKGSGATSITIPEALDVALCYGWIDSHRKSYDQMYYLQRYSPRRPKSPWSMVNVKKAEELMATGRMKAPGYAGIRLAREDGRWDAAYEPQTSATIPQDLAAALEQNEQAKQAFNQLDKSGQYAAFLPLLKATTAKSRATQLQKAIAKLETVR; this is encoded by the coding sequence ATGGAAACAGCTGCACAATCGGAATTTATCGATTTTATCGCGCCTGAGGAGTGGGAATCATGGTTGGCGAAACATTACGATCGACAAGAGGGAGCGTGGCTTAGAATCGCCAAAAAGGGATCCGGCGCAACGTCGATCACCATTCCGGAAGCGCTCGATGTCGCCTTGTGTTATGGCTGGATCGATAGTCACCGGAAGTCCTACGACCAGATGTATTACTTGCAGCGGTATTCGCCGAGGCGGCCGAAGAGCCCTTGGTCCATGGTTAACGTGAAAAAAGCGGAGGAACTCATGGCAACCGGACGGATGAAAGCTCCAGGATATGCCGGAATACGCTTAGCGCGAGAGGATGGAAGATGGGACGCAGCTTATGAACCGCAAACGAGCGCAACGATTCCGCAAGATCTCGCTGCAGCTCTTGAGCAGAATGAACAAGCTAAACAAGCCTTCAACCAACTCGACAAAAGCGGTCAATATGCAGCCTTTCTGCCGCTGTTGAAGGCAACAACCGCGAAGAGTCGAGCTACCCAACTACAGAAAGCGATCGCTAAACTGGAAACGGTTAGATAA
- a CDS encoding helix-turn-helix domain-containing protein, translating to MKTVLQKSAAIYKPIGHLDPAGYERHINFQTYRPPVGLEPFIDHFWIVSWNGMTQPYTSEQVMHRPYVDVYISVQESGIQCTYRDKRDYQARDNGRIIGARLLPGAFRAFWSGSLAGLHNETIALQQVFFEADQPFIEHTLSLDDDAAVGVLADLIHARNPQVDPNIEIINKIIAAIETDGLQTVSAVAEWLGKSERWLQQLFQDYVGIGIKWQLQRNKLLEAAKSIRECDKPNWADMAYDFGYSSQQHFITDFKRVLGKTPLQYKKELGFQAQE from the coding sequence GTGAAAACCGTATTACAAAAATCCGCAGCCATATATAAACCTATCGGGCACTTGGATCCTGCCGGTTACGAGCGCCATATCAACTTCCAAACCTATCGGCCTCCTGTCGGTTTGGAACCTTTCATTGATCACTTCTGGATCGTAAGCTGGAATGGAATGACTCAACCCTATACTTCCGAGCAGGTCATGCATCGCCCCTATGTCGACGTGTACATTTCCGTACAGGAGTCGGGTATCCAATGCACCTACCGGGATAAAAGGGACTACCAGGCGAGAGACAACGGCAGAATTATCGGAGCTCGACTCTTACCGGGCGCGTTCCGCGCTTTCTGGAGCGGGTCGTTGGCAGGGTTGCACAATGAAACGATCGCTTTGCAGCAAGTGTTCTTCGAGGCGGATCAGCCATTCATTGAACATACGCTATCATTAGACGACGATGCTGCAGTCGGCGTTCTTGCCGATCTTATTCATGCCCGAAACCCGCAAGTCGACCCTAACATAGAGATTATAAATAAAATCATTGCCGCGATTGAAACCGATGGTTTACAGACCGTCAGCGCCGTTGCGGAGTGGTTAGGCAAGAGCGAACGGTGGCTTCAGCAGCTTTTTCAGGATTATGTCGGAATCGGAATCAAGTGGCAGCTTCAGAGGAATAAGCTGCTGGAGGCGGCGAAGTCCATTCGCGAATGCGACAAACCCAATTGGGCGGATATGGCCTATGATTTTGGGTATAGCAGTCAACAGCACTTCATTACGGACTTCAAACGCGTGCTTGGCAAAACTCCGTTGCAATACAAGAAAGAACTGGGATTTCAAGCTCAAGAATAA
- a CDS encoding VOC family protein, whose protein sequence is MTNTPKLRGMANVSFWAEDLKAAREWYTKLLGVEPYFQRPDPENLAYLEYRIGDSQDELGIIDKKYAPQAASLSGPGGAILYWHVDDVPGMLEKLIELGASEYDPLTERGVDWLTASVVDPFGNIIGLIHSPHYKEIWNSINQPQ, encoded by the coding sequence ATGACAAACACACCAAAATTACGCGGTATGGCTAATGTTAGTTTCTGGGCAGAGGATCTCAAGGCTGCAAGAGAATGGTATACGAAGCTCTTGGGCGTGGAGCCTTACTTCCAACGTCCTGATCCCGAGAACCTTGCTTACCTCGAATATCGGATCGGCGATTCCCAAGACGAGCTAGGCATCATCGATAAGAAATACGCGCCCCAAGCAGCTAGCTTATCAGGACCCGGAGGAGCCATCCTGTACTGGCATGTAGACGATGTACCCGGTATGCTGGAAAAGCTGATCGAATTGGGGGCCTCGGAATATGACCCCCTTACCGAGCGCGGGGTTGACTGGCTTACCGCTTCGGTAGTGGATCCTTTTGGAAACATTATCGGCTTGATCCACAGCCCGCATTATAAAGAAATTTGGAATTCAATAAATCAACCCCAATAA
- a CDS encoding phosphotransferase family protein, producing MLGIRVGTGSSCEVYEWGGDDKVVKLFHANTPSEAVQLEFRNSFAAWKTGLQVARPFEQVIWEGRPGIVFEKVVGETIINRFFQGLYTFQEIDFYEADSELRIFARVLNDIHKATVSDIVTDQKENLIAIIGHPAMFTNDEISAIHTYIDLLPAKRQLCHGDTNPGNLILRDGNPIMIDWMHAALGNPAADVAEVCVMLEYAVLPPETPAAVDEFFQTWRQTAYNVFIDEYCRLSGVTEEEIRLWYVPAAARSIASGALLDEQITKLTAMIRHRLHKA from the coding sequence ATGCTTGGAATTCGCGTAGGAACGGGCTCAAGCTGCGAAGTGTATGAATGGGGAGGCGACGACAAGGTTGTTAAGCTGTTTCATGCGAACACGCCTTCCGAAGCCGTTCAGCTTGAATTTCGGAATAGTTTCGCGGCATGGAAAACCGGCTTGCAAGTCGCTCGACCATTCGAACAAGTGATTTGGGAGGGACGCCCGGGTATCGTTTTCGAAAAAGTAGTCGGAGAAACGATTATTAATCGGTTTTTCCAAGGATTGTATACGTTCCAAGAGATTGATTTCTATGAAGCGGACAGTGAATTGCGGATATTCGCGAGAGTGCTGAACGATATACATAAGGCAACCGTCTCCGATATCGTAACCGATCAAAAAGAAAATTTAATAGCGATAATCGGTCATCCTGCCATGTTTACTAATGATGAAATTTCCGCGATCCATACCTACATTGATCTGTTACCGGCTAAACGACAGCTTTGTCATGGGGACACGAATCCGGGTAATCTGATCCTGAGAGACGGCAATCCGATTATGATCGATTGGATGCATGCCGCGCTTGGCAACCCGGCAGCGGATGTTGCGGAAGTGTGCGTCATGCTCGAATATGCCGTCTTGCCGCCGGAAACTCCCGCCGCCGTCGATGAGTTCTTTCAAACTTGGCGTCAAACGGCTTATAACGTCTTCATTGATGAATATTGCAGGCTGTCCGGAGTAACGGAGGAAGAGATAAGGTTATGGTACGTTCCGGCAGCGGCGCGTTCTATCGCGTCCGGGGCCTTATTAGATGAACAAATAACCAAGCTTACCGCTATGATTCGGCATAGGCTACACAAAGCCTAA